A region of the Styela clava chromosome 1, kaStyClav1.hap1.2, whole genome shotgun sequence genome:
TTctgtatatttacatttatttattttggatatttacgttttATTCACGTATttccactttttttttaataaaacatacttcaaccatactatctgttattggacacgaagtggacataacgatcgtttcaaaattttgttgttattgttatttgtctccatctccatctcttcgaatactggaccaattgctttgaaattttgaagttttcagtggttaaaatttttctccagaaggctattactttttttttcgccatgacgtcatcaaaattattgccattgggtggcgctacgtgtccgtatatttgagcatagctctcttgtttgaagCATATTGTtatctagttatttttgaggtgggcgcgAGACTAGACAAATTCTAATAcgggggcgcggcttaaaaagtttaaaaatcacCGTTATAAAGTGAAATGATCTTTTCAATGCGTCGCGATTTGTCCAAGTACATGCAACGTGGatttgaaatgtttgaaaacTCAGCATGCCATTTTTCTTATACGCATCGCGACTATTGAAAAGAGTATTTCACTTTCTAACAGTACTTCTGGAACATTTTCAGCTTTATGTTATTAGTTGTATCatgtatttttacaaattttattgccAATTGTAAATTATAGAAAGAATTagaaagtaaaaatataaaatatgtgacgtcataatacaacAATGACATCATAAGGTATAACGTCATTGATACAAAATGACGTTATACCAAAACTCAATTCCAAAATTGCCTCCAAAGTAGCGATAGGGGACGACACGGCTGCTCGTTTTCAGGAAGGTCAGCTCCGCCAACGTTATCTGTCACTATGCATCAATgaacatttttcagaaaattattCTGTCTGCTTTATTCTCAGGTGGAGGAGAGACGGGCGATAGCTCATCGTCTGAGACGGATAAAAAAACGACAGAACCAGATCTTGATGTGGAAggaatgacaaaaatattcggtgagaaatttaattattattcaattttcgTAAAATTGATGAACATTTTTAGCCTTAAATTTTGGGTAGCGTTGATGGTCTAAACGTTTAAATTAAGCTACAAAAAATAGGGACCTCCAGAGATATGCAATacaatccggcccgcgacgcttcactgaattatagtaacaaattatagctgttttgtcgattatattctttacgcaaaagaatttacgtgtagactgaaatatattataacgtaacaagtatatatttcacaataactcgtttaatgagtctataatttaattataatttagacaaatgacaacaaaacgctgaacagttgatgctaagtgcaaatgatttaatggcgcaaaaaatattcaaatggtcagtcttcgcgcgctgcttaaaatttaacttcagatctgtgtgataaaatgtgattcatctatcatccattcgatttttaactttctaaaaatgagtgcggcccgccaatgacctgcaacctttaattttgactcgcgagcgacaaaaggttgccgaccccctAAGTCAATGTTTCCAAGCCTTTTTTCAATcgacccaaatttaaaaaaaaatgattttttttgcatGTCTTGCGACCCAAGATCATTCTTAAATACTATGAGAAAACTTGTGTCTTAATGGCCGCAAAATTAAAATACTAATATAAAACATCTATTTTCTCAGAAATCACTTCAAAGTGAGAAAGTTGCGCTTGTTTGCCACCAGTTAGTTATTGAAATCGTGGCGTTGCTTTTAGCAAAACACTTGAACTTACTGAAAAATGAAAtctgcaattttcaattttttttattttataaattagcGACCCAAGAAGATTTTCCTATGACTCAGTTTCGGGTTGCGACCCACACACAGGTTGTGGAGCACTGCACTAGGTCACCGCGTATTCACTTATGAATTATCTTTTGCAGGAACATGCAAATGGTTCAACGATGCCAAAGGATTCGGATTCGTGTCGGTTGATGATTCGTCGACACTTTCCGGAGATGAGGAGGGAGAAGAGGGGAAACCCCGACCGGATATATTTGTTTATCAggtgagaaaaaattattattcgaGATACATTATCACACGATACATTATAAATTATCCGTGTCAAATAgtttaatttcattattttaattttttaattcaatccCGACTAAGCAAATTCGGATTAGTTTACAGAACCGGTTATATTCCGGTGTCTCCAAATATTACATTCTTACAACAGATCGGCTACCTAGagtaaaaagttttatttaaaaagaaaaacgtTTTATCCGTACGTTTGAATTGCTCTGAGCATAGCCCATTGCTAATATGGTCAGTTAACTGCCAAAGCCGCACtcattaataataaaaatacatttgacctcactaatttttaaatatttgaactttgCGTAATCCCGTACttcgtgtaccaggttacggttagaccataattttattcctattctttattttagttctactacgagttcggggactgtctgtgttaccaaagtgaatatacccctgcccataggcttccgtccctttacacaacttgacataaagtaggcgaacaaaattagtcacctcgaTATTGGTACtcacacttctagagcgccaaACTTTGGGTGTCGCTGTTTGATATAATAAGCGTTTGTTCCCAAGCACGGTTTCCCCAGTAGATtgtgtgttatttttttttcaatttcgcaTGCTACTTTTGTacttgatgaaaaaaataaacttgactgtGACTAGTATCAAATATCGGAGCCATTACTTCATAATTTGGTTGCCTTGAGCAGATACTccttttcacaaaatttgaacCATTTCTGGTGTTTGACAGTTTTATAGCACACAGCTGCTTCGGAAGTTAAATTCTCATAATAAAAATTCCGATCTGTCAAAAATCGTAGATATTTTTATAGATGACTGGGGTCACCAGACTTCCCGTTCTGTCTCCAGTCTCCCTCTCCTTAAGGTTGAAAAGTTCAATTCAAAATGGAATGTTTAGGAGGATAATTTCATCTTGCTGTCGTGATATTGTCTCCGACAACTGAATAGACAAAATATACGCGTTAAATAAAACTAGGTCCTAAAAGAAGGCCTTCCGatttaacataaaatataaatttgtttagGAAAAGTAGGTAGCGTCTTACTAATTCTGTTTATCATAGACTGGGACGACAAGTTAGGttagggttccattacatttgaacccgtaatttgaacccacgacaattgcacctgcatactgtTGCACCTATGGAAAATTTTTACGGATATTTAAAACCATATTAACCCTAACCCATAGATTTTAGCACCCtaatatagattgaacccgcggatatacgggtgcaaatatatgggttcaaatgtatgatCACCCAGGTCAAGACATTGCAGCATCTTTTATCCTCTCTTCTGCTAGTGCATAAAAGATATAGGATTTAAAACATGTTTAAGAAGTGGTACTCCTAAAGTATGCGCAACAAGaagtcgcataacctgaaccctaacctggtacaccaggggtggccaacacgtcgatcgcgatcgaccggtcgatcgccacgtctcgagaagtcgatcgcgtctgatgttgagtgaatttaatatcATACCGGTACCCTAAAAAATTGCCACTCCAGACCCAGTTTTTGTGTGgcgatttcattaaaaatgcgCCCACACAGCCGAATTTATTGGCAGCGATGTAATTTTTCGTATACATTtttgcagttatctgcatattcagcactcattcgtttttgtgtatgacctcattaccgatcagtcgatcgcgagctattttgaagattttagtcgatcgcggccgaaagcaggttggccacccctgtggtacacaatctgagtacagattgtgcgccatcttggtgcgcatacttctggaggtcccgtAGTTTTATTGGTGTATGATTGATGTCAACCGGGATTCGAGAGTCAGATTCGATTTTGAAGTTTCCCGTCTCTACATCTTTGGGAGTAACGCAGAATAATGATTTCTTCATACGAAAATCGAATAAAAAAGCCATACTCACTAATTATCATAGAACCGTGAAAACTGAAATTACTAAAGTTTTAAATTGCAAATGGTTAAATAGAAGCTTGAGCGCTCCGGAagtgtgtttaccaatatggaggtaaatgattttgttcgcctattttaaatcaagttgtgtaaaaggactgaaacctatgggcaggggatatattcacttgactaacacaaacagttcacgaactcgtaataaaactaaaataaggtatatcggaataaaattatggcctgacctggtacacacacgacgggagtacccaaacctgagtgtcgctgctcgataactagCTTTGGTATCCAACCCCGGTAACACTATGTGCTCTTTTTTCTGTAAATATGAGACGGCTTGTgttttattgattttgaatatacAATCGACCATTCCTAATATCGATTGCTGTTAAACTAGATTTTTTTGTGAGCGTTTATTGACTCTGGTCATTTCTTAAGCCAAGTAATCAGACCACGTGGTAATATCAAACAtcaagatttcaaaatatttttggcgGGAAATTATATCACGTAACAATGGATATGTAGGTCAGCTGACAAAAGAACGGAAAAGCTTAACATTAAGTGTACTTTGTATAATATTAACCCTTTCTTGCCCCCTAATAAAGCCAACTAGTCAGTTTCGCTCactaaaactgaatttttttaaaatataaactaCTTTACGCATATAAACAAAAGTCGGCACGccagaagtatttgtaccaatatggaagtaactaattttgttcgcctactttacatcaagttgtttaaagggACGAAAGCCTATGAATAGGGGGGGTTTCTGCTTCTCCAGCGACCACCCTTTACCTTTGTATGTTCCCTTCCTAGAGAATCTATTGTGCTACCATATAGATAGCACGTTGGCACTCTGGTTGATATATGGCCCGGTCGGCCATTTGGATAACCTTCGCCGTTTAGGCTTTTTACTGGGATATTGACATCCGGTTTGATTTTAGGACATCAACATTGATGCGAAAATTTTCTATGATATAAGTTGAATTTATTTTCCTATTCCCGACCTCGAAGACACGGATTTAGTTCAATGCGACCCTATTTACAACAGTTTTCCGCGTGGGAATTTTCACATCAAATTCTGCAAAGTTCTTATGTCGTCAAAGAGTTAATATTATTCGTGGGAGATTCGAGAGTTCTCGACCTCGAGTGACCATCGGTCATTTTATACGGTATACGAGTTTAAACAGGTTTCCCACGGCATAGCAGTTCAAGCGTTTGTCTGTTACTcagtattttgttaaaaaattgggtactcccgtagtgtgtgaaccaagatggcggacaccggaacgtagtatgtgtaccaggataggattaggccaaaattttattcaaattttctttatttcagttctattacaagttcggggactagccaagtggtaGTCATACTACGTTCCAATGTCGTACGTTacgcctggtacacatactacgttccaatgtccgccatcttggttcacatactttagAAATACCAAAAATGGTAGCATTTCACATATCAGCCGTCGTATAGACCAGTAGTATACTATCTTTATTCTCTCGTGATCATTTTCAGCGTCCTTTCTTCGTCCTATTGTACCAGAATGGAAACTCAATGCCCTACTCAAAAATCCTTAAAACTCACTTGTGGGCCCGAGGAAACTCATAGAAAACACCTGGTTAGAATAGCATATTGTTCATAGTGCGCATTGTTTAAAGCATCGCTCAGAGCGCAATAATTTTCCccttgaattttattattttaatatattaatttttatttttccgcGTGGGATATTTCGAAAAGTCTATGTTTTCACTTTTTCAGGATGTAATAAAGATGCCTGGCTTTCGAAGTCTTCGGAAAGATGAAAAGGTAGAAGTCTGGTACAAGAAGTCATCCAAAGGTCTGGAAGCTGTGAAAGTAGCCGGTCCCGGCGGCGCTGATTGTCTGGGAATGGAAAGAAGACCAAAACGAAGGAAAAAAGCAGACAAGTGGGTTGATATCACATTTGTAATCTACAGGGTTGTCGTTATAAAAAGCAGAAATTTGTTACACagctaaatattttttttacaaatgatgatttgaaaacGAGCTTGAAACGATATCCCTCAAGTTAGGTTTTAAAACGCTAAACGAGCTTGGACTTTTGGGTTAACCGACTGCTCTGAAGTGCACGGATGATATTTTGAGCATCTATGAATGTAATGAATAACTTATaatgcaggggtgggcaacttcacTAGTCGGCGGGGCAGATGTGGAAAATGAAGTactcggtgggccggattattacatgaatagtattcaatatcttaatcacctatttattcgctaatgcaagaaagaaaattataaatcgcgtttaaagtaaagtttaaactttacaaacAATAGAGACCAgaaaacacataatgaatttatcataatctACTAAtagtgtaataatgtaatatcaaaATGTACTGATGtccagtcagcgggccggtcaaaatctcgtcgcgggccggacccggcccgcgggccgtatgttgcccacccctggtataatACGTTGTGAAGTTTTCTGTGTAAAAACAAAAAGTTGTTCgacaaattttctgcttttctagcaACCACCAAGTAGTTATTTCTGTCTAGCGATAACTCCCTCGGAGAGGTTAAAATATTCTTTCCCAATGATATCTAATGAGTGTATTGGCACGATTGAACAAGAagaaataatttcgaatgtgtGTGGGGGGAAGGAAGGGGGGTGTCCCTCAAAGAGGCAAAAATGTTATTTTCCAATGATATCTAATGAGTGTTTCAGCacgcttgaaaataaaaaataatttactcaCTCACTCTCTATGAGCCCACGTTATCcaacttgaaaaaatttaaccCCCCCAATCCTGCCCCCCACCCCCCAATGAGGAATTTTGTCGTTAGTTTTTGGGGAAAAAATTTGGCTTGTATTTGCTGgggtattactaatattcttatattcttgctataatacttatttatgcacacattaaagatggcgctccagaagtgtgtgtactaataactaattttgttcgcctactttacatcaagttgtgtaaagggactgaaacctatgggcaagaggtatattcacttgtttaacacagacagtccccgaactcgtaatagaactaaaataagtaaaatcggaataaaagtatggcgttaattatggcataacctggtacacacattacacAAAGCGAGAGTGTGACTTGCGCGTATCAGTAGCTGAAGATCCATCAAATTCAGATTGAAGAAATAAACTACTTTGTATGCTAAGGGAGGGGGGAATCCCAATGAAAAAGGTTGGCAACCACTGCCCTACACcggaaa
Encoded here:
- the LOC120334792 gene encoding protein lin-28 homolog A-like, with protein sequence MATGGGETGDSSSSETDKKTTEPDLDVEGMTKIFGTCKWFNDAKGFGFVSVDDSSTLSGDEEGEEGKPRPDIFVYQDVIKMPGFRSLRKDEKVEVWYKKSSKGLEAVKVAGPGGADCLGMERRPKRRKKADKCYNCDMIGHHVKECTKPPMAKRCHHCKSYLHLVAKCPIKHPHLVATGSTSNQGYGTEQQQQQQLPHSNGQSTSNQSSTSSSGQYQEPRYG